GTCCAACTTTCGCAGCCGGGTGTCGATATTGCCGCGGAGCAGCTCGAAGCTCAGATCGGGGCGAAGCCGGGCCAGTTGCAGCCGTCGCCGCAGCGAGCTGGTGCCGACTCGAGCCCGCGGCGGCAGCTCGGCCAAGCTCTTCCTAGAAGCGGCGATCAAGACGTCCTCGGAATCGAGGCGCTGCGGATAAATCGCGATTTCCAGGCCCGGCGCCAATTCGGCCGGAACGTCCTTGAGACTGTGAACCGCCAAATCCACCTCTTCCCGAAGCAAGCCCTCCTCGATCTCCTTGACGAAGAGCCCTTTCCCGCCCACCTCGGAGAGAAAGCGATCTTGAATGCGGTCGCCCGAGGTCAGGATCTTTTTGAGCTCGACCTTGAGGCCGGGATGGCGGGCTTCGAGGGCGGCGGCGAAGGCGCTGGACTGGGCCCAAGCCAGGGCCGATCCGCGGGTGCCGAGGATGAGGCGTTCGGGGCTCATTTCGATGGATTCCTCTCGTTGAGCAAGCCCTGGAGCAAAACGGCGAGCCGTTTGTCGACCTCGCGGGCTTGGCTCAGGACCTCTTCGTGGCTCGGCGGCTCGCCCAGCTTCAGGCAGGAATTGGTGACCGCGGCCAAGGCCGCGACTTCCATTCCGGCGTGAGTGGCGGCGATGGCCTCGAAGACGGTCGACATGCCGACCAAGTCCCCGCCCAGCCGCCGAAAGGCCTGGATCTCGGCGGCGGTTTCGTAGCTCGGCCCGGCAATGCCGACGTAGACAGCGGCCGGCAGCTTCAACTTCAAGCGTCGGGCGGTTTTCTCCACCTTCTTCGCAAAGGAATTTTTGTAAGTCCGGTCGAGCGAGGGAAAGCGCGGGCCCAGAAAGTCCAGGTTGGGGCCCCGCAGCGGGTTGGCGCCGGTCAAATTGATGTGGTCTTCGATCAGCGCCAAATCACCGGTCTTGAGGCTCTTACGAATGGAGCCCGAGGCGTTGGTGAGCAAGAGGCGTTTCACGCCCCAGAGCGCCAGGCTGCGCACCGGAAAGACGACCTCTTCGGGGCTGTAGCCTTCGTAATAATGGACCCGGCCGCGCAGCGCCAGCGCCGAGCTGAAACGCCCTTCGATCCGCAGGGCTTCGCCGCGATGGCCGTCGACCTTGGGCCGGGGCCAGCCGGGAATCTCGCCGTAGGAAAGCCGGTGGGCCTTGGGGTGGAGCCTGAGGAATTCGGCGCCCAGACCCGATCCAAAGACGACCGCAAAATCGGGAGCCGCGCCGAACTGCTTTTGGAGAAATTTTGCGCTTCGTTGCAACTCTTGCATCGTGCTCTCTCTTCCCCCCTTTGAAAAAGGGGGGCCAGGGGGGATTTAAAGCGCCGGCAATCAAACCTACGAGGGCATTTCGCCACAGCCTTAAATCCCCCTGTATCCCCCTTTTTCAAAGGGGGAGAAGAATTCTACTCATAATTTTTTAGCACGGCTTTGACCAGCGGTCTTTGGGGAGATTTTCGCCGGCCGATCCGGAGAGCCCGGTGGAGATGGGGCCAAGCCGCGGCCAAGCGGTCTTTCTCATTGTAGAAGACGTCGGCGAGAGCCTCACCTCGGGTGACGCGATCGCCGACTTTCTTGCAGAGAGCCAGGCCGACCGTGGGATCGATCGACTCGCCCTTTCGCTTCCGCCCGGCTCCCAGGGCCATGGCGGCCAAGCCCAGCTGCTTGGCATCCAGGGCGGCGACATAGCCGGAGGCCGGGCTTTTCCAAACCTTGAGCCGGCGGCTCAAGGCCAGGCTGGTCCGGGCTTCGATTCGGCCGCCGTGGCCTTTCAACCAACGGAAGAAAGCTTCTTCCAATTCTTCCGAAACCAGCCGTTGCTTGAGCTCGGCCAAAGATGGTGCCGCCCGCCGGCCCCGAGCCAAGATCGCCATCTCCCGGGCCAAAACCGCCGTCAGCTCGACCAAGTCGTGAGACCCACGGCCGCGGAAGGTTTCGAGACATTCCAAGACTTCGAGGTTGTTGCCGATGGTCTCGCCCAGCGGCTCCTCCATCGCCGAAAGCACCGCAGTGGCCCTCAAGCCCAGCTTCGCCGCGACCTTCAGCAAGAGGCGGGCGGCGTGGCTGGCTTCGGGATAAGTCGGGAACAGCGCCCCGCTGCCGAACTTGACGTCGAGCACCAGGCCGTCGAGGCTCTCGATCATTTTTTTGGAAAGGATGCTGGCGACGATGAGCGGCAGGCTGGCCACCGTGCCGGAGGCGTCGCGGAGCGCGTAGAGCCGGCGGTCGGCCGGAGCCAGAGCCGAGGTCTGCTCGAAAATGCAGAAGCCATGACGGCGAAGGATCTTCAGGACCTCGGACCGGGTCAGAGCGGTCTTGAAACCCACCACCCCCGAAAGCTTGTCGATGGTGCCGCCGGTATGGCCGAGCCCCCGCCCGGCCATCAGGGGCACTTGCAGCCCATAAGCGGCGAGCAAGGGTCCGAGCAGAAAGCTGGTCTTGTCGCCGACTCCACCGGTCGAGTGCTTCCCGATACGCCGGCGCTTGGGATGGCGCGGCAGCCGTTGGCCGTGCCTGGCCATTTCCTGGGTGAGCGCGACCGTCTCCGCCTCGTTCATCCCCCGCAGAACCACCGCCATCAGCCAGGCGGATAGCTGGTAATCGACCGCCGAGCCCTCCACCACCGCGGCGACGAGGTCGCGGATTTCTTCGGGAGCATGGCTTTGCCCTCGGCGCTTTTTCTCGATGAGGGGACGGAGATCCATCAGGGAATTTCCATCTCGCCGAGGAAGCTGGCGCCGAAGCCGGGCTTCACTCCCAGAGCTTCGGCGGCGGTGGCCCCGGAATCGGCGAAGCTCGACCGGACACCCAGCGATTTCCCGCCGCGGCTGGCCGGCGCGTAAGCCAGCAAGGGAACGTACTCCCGGGTGTGGTCGGTGCTCGGAAGAAAAGTCGGATCGCAGCCGTGATCGGCGGTGATCATGAGGAGGTCGCCGGCCCCGAGCCGGGGCAGGAGCTCGCCGAGCCTACCGTCAAATTCCACCAGCGCCCGGGCATAGCCTTGAGGATCGCGCCGATGGCCGTAGAGCATGTCGAAGTCGACCAGGTTGACGAAGATCAAGCCTCGCCTTTCCTCGCGCAGCGAAGCCTCGAGCTGATCCATGCCGGCGGCGTTCGACTGGGTGTGATAGGAGCGGGCGATGCCGCGCTCGCTGAAGATGTCGCCGATCTTGCCGATGCCCACGACCGGCACCCCGGCAGCCTCCAACTTCTCCAAGACCGTCGCGCCCGGCGGCGGCGCGGCGTAGTCGCGGCGATGCAAAGTCCTGACGAATTGACCGGGCGACCCGGCGAAGGGCCGGGCGATCACCCGGCCGATCCGGTAGCGGTCGCAAAGCCCGCGGGCGATCTCGCAATAGCGATGAAGCTCGGCCACCGGCACTTTCTCTTCGTGAGCCGCGACCTGAAAGACGCTGTCGGCGCTGGTATAGACGATGGGATGGCCGGTCTTGAGGTGCTCGGCGCCGAGCTCTTCGAGGATGGCGGTGCCCGAAGCCGTGACGTTGCCCAAAGTCCGGCGGCCGATGGCTTTTTCGAAGGCGCCGATCAATTCCGGCGGGAATCCCCGGGGGTAGGTCTTGAAGGGTTCGGCGGTGACGACGCCGGCCATTTCCCAGTGGCCGGTGGTCGTGTCCTTGGCTTTGGAGAGCTCGGCCATCTTGCCGTAAAAGGCGCCGGACCGCGAGGCCGCGGCCAGGCCCGGGATGGCATCGACGCGACCGAGGCCCAAGGACTCCAGCATCGGCAGCTTCAAGCCGCCCATTGCCTCGGCCACGTGTTTCAGGGTATGGGCACCGGCGTCGCCGAAGTCGGCGGCATCGGGCATGGCGCCAATGCCGACCGAGTCGAGCACGATCCATGTCACTCGCTGAACCGACATGGATCCAGATTATTCCGCATGAAAGTCACGATCAATCAAAAAGCCCAGGAAAGGCTGATCCGAGGTCACGATTGGATCTTTCGCAGCGACTTGATCCAAGTGGAGGCCGAGACCGCCGGCCCGGCCGAGGTCATCGGCGAGAAGGGCAAGCTCTGGGGCCAGGCCCTCTACAGTCCCAAAAGCCTCATCGCCCTCCGGATGATGACCCGGGGCGCCGAGCCCATCGACGACGGCTTGATTCGGGAGCGGATCCGCCAAGCCATTGGCCGGCGCGAAGCCTGGTATCCCGGCGAGGGAGTCTATCGCGCGGTCTTCGGCGAGGCCGACGGCCTGCCCTCGCTGGTGGTCGACCGCTTCGGCGAAACCCTGGTTTTCCAGACGCTGAGCGCCGGAATGGAGACTTTCAAGGAGTGCGTCGTCGAAGCCTTGCGGGAGCTCGGCCCTCGGGCCCTGATCGAACGCAACGACTCGATCGTCCGCCAGCGCGAGGAGCTTCCGCTGATCCGTCAAGCCTTGGACGGCGAAGCGCCGGCCGAGGCCGTTTTCACTTTCGCCGGCAAGCGCTTCGGCTTCCGTCCGCTGGAAGGCCAAAAGACCGGATTCTTCCTGGACCAACGCTTCAACGCCGCGGCCGCCGCCCGCTATGCCCACGGCGCCATGCTCGACGCTTTTTCCTACGTCGGCCAATTCGGAATCCACGCCGCCTCGC
Above is a window of bacterium DNA encoding:
- the hemC gene encoding hydroxymethylbilane synthase gives rise to the protein MSPERLILGTRGSALAWAQSSAFAAALEARHPGLKVELKKILTSGDRIQDRFLSEVGGKGLFVKEIEEGLLREEVDLAVHSLKDVPAELAPGLEIAIYPQRLDSEDVLIAASRKSLAELPPRARVGTSSLRRRLQLARLRPDLSFELLRGNIDTRLRKLDEGAFDAIVLAKAGLRRLGVDLSRAVDLPIVAAPGQGTLAIEARAGDRRVKDLLAPLHHGPTETVSLAERRVMKALGGGCHLPLGVYGEIRGDRMKLKAFLAEPDGSRWVEEEVDGAAAEWDKVADELLRLMEKARGVPLQ
- a CDS encoding purine-nucleoside phosphorylase; translated protein: MQELQRSAKFLQKQFGAAPDFAVVFGSGLGAEFLRLHPKAHRLSYGEIPGWPRPKVDGHRGEALRIEGRFSSALALRGRVHYYEGYSPEEVVFPVRSLALWGVKRLLLTNASGSIRKSLKTGDLALIEDHINLTGANPLRGPNLDFLGPRFPSLDRTYKNSFAKKVEKTARRLKLKLPAAVYVGIAGPSYETAAEIQAFRRLGGDLVGMSTVFEAIAATHAGMEVAALAAVTNSCLKLGEPPSHEEVLSQAREVDKRLAVLLQGLLNERNPSK
- a CDS encoding thymidine phosphorylase: MDLRPLIEKKRRGQSHAPEEIRDLVAAVVEGSAVDYQLSAWLMAVVLRGMNEAETVALTQEMARHGQRLPRHPKRRRIGKHSTGGVGDKTSFLLGPLLAAYGLQVPLMAGRGLGHTGGTIDKLSGVVGFKTALTRSEVLKILRRHGFCIFEQTSALAPADRRLYALRDASGTVASLPLIVASILSKKMIESLDGLVLDVKFGSGALFPTYPEASHAARLLLKVAAKLGLRATAVLSAMEEPLGETIGNNLEVLECLETFRGRGSHDLVELTAVLAREMAILARGRRAAPSLAELKQRLVSEELEEAFFRWLKGHGGRIEARTSLALSRRLKVWKSPASGYVAALDAKQLGLAAMALGAGRKRKGESIDPTVGLALCKKVGDRVTRGEALADVFYNEKDRLAAAWPHLHRALRIGRRKSPQRPLVKAVLKNYE
- a CDS encoding phosphopentomutase, whose protein sequence is MSVQRVTWIVLDSVGIGAMPDAADFGDAGAHTLKHVAEAMGGLKLPMLESLGLGRVDAIPGLAAASRSGAFYGKMAELSKAKDTTTGHWEMAGVVTAEPFKTYPRGFPPELIGAFEKAIGRRTLGNVTASGTAILEELGAEHLKTGHPIVYTSADSVFQVAAHEEKVPVAELHRYCEIARGLCDRYRIGRVIARPFAGSPGQFVRTLHRRDYAAPPPGATVLEKLEAAGVPVVGIGKIGDIFSERGIARSYHTQSNAAGMDQLEASLREERRGLIFVNLVDFDMLYGHRRDPQGYARALVEFDGRLGELLPRLGAGDLLMITADHGCDPTFLPSTDHTREYVPLLAYAPASRGGKSLGVRSSFADSGATAAEALGVKPGFGASFLGEMEIP
- a CDS encoding class I SAM-dependent rRNA methyltransferase — protein: MKVTINQKAQERLIRGHDWIFRSDLIQVEAETAGPAEVIGEKGKLWGQALYSPKSLIALRMMTRGAEPIDDGLIRERIRQAIGRREAWYPGEGVYRAVFGEADGLPSLVVDRFGETLVFQTLSAGMETFKECVVEALRELGPRALIERNDSIVRQREELPLIRQALDGEAPAEAVFTFAGKRFGFRPLEGQKTGFFLDQRFNAAAAARYAHGAMLDAFSYVGQFGIHAASRVESVLAVDVSGPALRQVEQNAKANGLGNVAVLEANAFDFLKEADQEGRRFDTISLDPPAFVKNRASLQQALRGYKEINLRALRMLQEGGILITSSCSQHMAVELFERMLAEAAKDARRRIQLLERRGQPADHPILLAMPETDYLKCYILKVI